One genomic region from Lynx canadensis isolate LIC74 chromosome E1, mLynCan4.pri.v2, whole genome shotgun sequence encodes:
- the TBX21 gene encoding T-box transcription factor TBX21, which produces MGIVEPGCGDMLTGTEPMPASDEGRAPGADPQNRYFYPEPGAQDAADRRGGASLGAPYPGGALVPAPPGRFLGAYAYPPRPQAAGFPGVGEPFPPTASAEGYQPGDGYGAPDPRSVLYPGPREDYALPAGLEVSGKLRVALNNHLLWSKFNQHQTEMIITKQGRRMFPFLSFTVAGLEPTSHYRMFVDVVLVDQHHWRYQSGKWVQCGKAEGNMPGNRLYVHPDSPNTGAHWMRQEVSFGKLKLTNNKGASNNVTQMIVLQSLHKYQPRLHIVEVNDGEPEAACNASNTHVFTFQETQFIAVTAYQNAEITQLKIDNNPFAKGFRENFESMYASVDSSVPSPPGPNCQLLGGDHYSPLLPNQYPVPSRFYSDLPGQAKDVVSQPYWLGPPRDHSYEAEFRAVSMKPAFLPSAPGPTVSYYRGQEVLTPGAGWPVAPQYPPKMGPGSWFRPMRTVPMEPGPGASEGRGPEDQGSPSVWTEITPLRPESSDSGLGEGDSKRRRVSPYPSSGDSSSPAGAPSPFDKETEGQFYSYFPN; this is translated from the exons ATGGGCATCGTGGAGCCGGGCTGCGGAGACATGCTGACGGGCACCGAGCCGATGCCGGCGAGCGACGAGGGCCGGGCGCCCGGCGCCGACCCGCAGAACCGCTACTTCTACCCGGAGCCCGGCGCGCAGGACGCGGCCGACCGTCGCGGGGGCGCCAGCCTGGGGGCGCCGTACCCCGGGGGCGCCCTGGTGCCCGCTCCGCCGGGCCGCTTCCTCGGAGCCTACGCCTACCCGCCCCGGCCCCAGGCCGCCGGCTTCCCCGGGGTGGGCGAGCCCTTCCCGCCGACGGCGAGTGCCGAGGGCTACCAGCCTGGGGACGGCTATGGGGCCCCGGACCCGCGCTCGGTTCTCTACCCGGGGCCGCGCGAGGACTACGCACTGCCGGCGGGGCTGGAGGTGTCCGGGAAGCTGAGAGTCGCGCTCAACAACCACCTGTTGTGGTCCAAGTTTAATCAGCACCAGACGGAGATGATCATCACCAAGCAGGGACG GCGGATGTTCCCGTTCTTGTCATTTACTGTGGCGGGGCTGGAGCCCACCAGCCATTACCGGATGTTCGTGGACGTGGTCTTGGTGGACCAGCACCACTGGCGGTATCAGAGCGGCAAGTGGGTGCAGTGTGGCAAGGCTGAGGGCAACATGCCAG GAAACCGCCTGTACGTCCACCCAGATTCCCCCAATACTGGAGCCCATTGGATGCGCCAGGAAGTTTCGTTCGGGAAACTAAAGCTCACGAACAACAAAGGGGCCTCTAACAATGTGACCCAG ATGATCGTGCTCCAGTCTCTCCATAAGTACCAGCCTCGGCTACACATCGTCGAGGTGAACGATGGGGAGCCGGAGGCGGCCTGCAACGCCTCCAACACACATGTCTTCACCTTCCAAGAGACCCAGTTCATTGCCGTGACCGCCTACCAGAATGCAGAG ATCACTCAGCTGAAAATTGATAATAACCCTTTTGCCAAAGGATTCCGGGAGAACTTTGAGTC catgtatGCATCTGTTGACAGCAGCGTCCCCTCCCCGCCTGGACCCAACTGTCAGTTGCTTGGGGGAGACCACTACTCTCCTCTCCTACCCAACCAGTATCCCGTTCCCAGTCGCTTCTACTCCGACCTTCCCGGGCAAGCCAAGGATGTGGTTTCCCAGCCTTACTGGCTGGGGCCCCCCCGGGACCACAGCTATGAGGCCGAGTTTCGAGcggtcagcatgaagcctgcatTCCTGCCCTCCGCCCCTGGACCCACCGTGTCCTACTACCGAGGCCAAGAGGTCCTGACGCCTGGAGCTGGCTGGCCTGTGGCCCCCCAGTACCCTCCCAAGATGGGCCCAGGCAGCTGGTTCCGCCCCATGCGGACTGTGCCCATGGAACCCGGTCCCGGAGCTTCAGAGGGACGGGGCCCGGAGGACCAGGGCTCCCCCTCCGTGTGGACTGAGATCACCCCGCTGCGGCCGGAGTCCAGTGACTCAGGACTGGGTGAAGGAGACTCTAAGAGGAGGCGTGTGTCCCCCTATCCTTCCAGCGGCGATAGCTCCTCTCCTGCTGGGGCCCCTTCTCCTTTTGATAAGGAAACCGAAGGCCAGTTTTATAGCTATTTTCCCAACTGA